The proteins below are encoded in one region of Paraburkholderia aromaticivorans:
- a CDS encoding MFS transporter → MSTTTHASHAVEASRPASRGAIAAAVIGNWLEFFDFTVYGFFAVIIGKLYFPSADPTTSLLLSVATFAAGFITRPLGSVMLGVYADRKGRKAALNLTIMLMAVSTGLIAIAPTYAQIGLAAPLLIVLARLVQGFSQGGEFGAATSTLLEQGGGTRRGFRASWQLATQGGAALMGSGLAAALSGALPKDSLESWGWRIPFLVGVLIAPVGMYLRRRLADDAVSAHGHAIERGVLHELFTAHLRPLILITLTVMGGTVSTYILTFYMPTYAIHTLGLPMSLSMLVGVASGFVMLITCPLFGMLSDRIGSRKRPILFGRGVLVLLLFPAFMLINRFPQLPVIMSLTALMLLFYSMGSASEFALMCESFPRRVRATGISIAYALSVCVFGGTAQLVATWLIKLTGSKLAPAGYVAACVVVSLIAVSMLKETADKPIN, encoded by the coding sequence ATGAGTACCACGACCCATGCGAGCCACGCCGTCGAGGCGAGCCGGCCCGCCAGCCGCGGCGCGATCGCCGCCGCGGTGATCGGCAACTGGCTCGAGTTCTTCGACTTCACCGTGTACGGCTTTTTTGCCGTGATCATCGGCAAGCTGTATTTTCCGTCGGCGGATCCGACCACGTCGTTGCTGCTGTCGGTGGCGACCTTCGCGGCTGGCTTCATCACGCGGCCGCTCGGCAGCGTCATGCTCGGCGTGTACGCGGACCGCAAGGGCCGCAAAGCCGCGCTCAACCTGACCATCATGCTGATGGCGGTGAGCACCGGCCTGATCGCGATTGCGCCGACCTATGCGCAAATCGGTCTCGCCGCGCCTTTGCTGATCGTGCTGGCGCGTCTCGTGCAAGGCTTCTCGCAAGGCGGCGAGTTCGGCGCGGCGACGTCCACGCTGCTCGAACAGGGCGGCGGTACGCGGCGCGGTTTTCGCGCGAGCTGGCAACTGGCCACGCAGGGCGGCGCGGCGCTGATGGGCTCGGGTCTCGCGGCGGCGCTGTCCGGCGCGTTGCCGAAAGACTCGCTGGAAAGCTGGGGCTGGCGCATTCCGTTCCTGGTCGGCGTGTTGATTGCGCCGGTCGGCATGTACCTGCGCCGCCGTCTGGCCGACGACGCGGTCAGCGCGCATGGCCATGCGATCGAGCGCGGCGTGCTGCACGAACTCTTCACCGCGCATTTGCGCCCGCTCATCCTGATCACGCTGACGGTAATGGGCGGCACGGTCTCGACCTACATCCTGACCTTCTACATGCCGACCTACGCGATCCACACGCTCGGCCTGCCGATGTCGCTGTCGATGCTGGTGGGCGTCGCCTCGGGCTTCGTGATGCTGATCACGTGCCCGCTGTTCGGCATGCTGTCGGATCGCATCGGCAGCCGCAAGCGGCCGATCCTGTTCGGACGCGGCGTGCTGGTGCTGCTGCTGTTTCCGGCCTTCATGCTGATCAACCGTTTTCCGCAGTTGCCCGTCATCATGTCGCTGACCGCGCTGATGCTGCTGTTTTATTCGATGGGCTCGGCGTCGGAATTCGCCTTGATGTGCGAGTCGTTTCCGCGGCGCGTGCGCGCCACTGGCATTTCGATCGCGTATGCGTTGAGCGTGTGCGTGTTCGGCGGGACCGCGCAGCTCGTCGCCACGTGGCTGATCAAGCTGACCGGCAGCAAGCTCGCGCCGGCCGGTTATGTGGCGGCGTGCGTCGTGGTGTCGTTGATCGCGGTCTCGATGCTGAAGGAAACGGCGGACAAGCCGATCAATTGA
- the phnF gene encoding phosphonate metabolism transcriptional regulator PhnF, giving the protein MTSNDNATPGTMLERGAGVAVWRQIEQILAAEIAASGFGEEGRLPSEGELAKRFDVNRHTVRRAMLGLAALGLVSVEQGRGTFVQPGAIDYTIGRRTRFTENLRQQHHAAAGTMLSAARVKAEPSVAKALSLRAGASVYRIESLHESDGVPLTFARNWYPAARFADLPAVLERTGGITKAMAEFGVNDYLRKWSRIGSVLPEPEVARRLNINRQQPVLWVENVDVDLQGTPVKYGFTHFAADRVQLLVEHDL; this is encoded by the coding sequence ATGACATCGAACGACAACGCGACGCCGGGCACGATGCTCGAACGCGGCGCGGGCGTTGCCGTGTGGCGGCAGATCGAGCAGATTCTGGCGGCGGAAATCGCCGCCAGCGGTTTCGGCGAAGAAGGGCGCCTGCCGAGCGAGGGCGAACTGGCCAAACGCTTCGACGTGAACCGGCATACCGTGCGCCGGGCCATGCTGGGTCTTGCAGCGCTGGGCCTCGTCAGCGTCGAGCAGGGGCGCGGCACCTTCGTGCAACCGGGCGCGATCGACTATACGATTGGCCGTCGCACACGCTTTACAGAAAACTTGCGCCAGCAGCATCACGCGGCGGCGGGCACGATGCTGTCGGCCGCGCGCGTGAAGGCCGAGCCGAGCGTCGCGAAGGCGCTGAGCCTGCGGGCCGGCGCGTCGGTCTACCGGATCGAATCGCTGCATGAGTCCGACGGCGTGCCGCTCACGTTCGCGCGCAACTGGTATCCGGCGGCGCGTTTCGCGGACCTGCCGGCGGTGCTGGAGCGCACCGGCGGCATCACCAAGGCCATGGCGGAATTCGGCGTGAACGACTATCTGCGCAAGTGGAGCCGCATCGGCAGCGTGCTGCCCGAACCTGAGGTGGCGCGGCGCCTGAATATCAACCGTCAGCAACCGGTGCTGTGGGTCGAAAACGTCGATGTCGATCTGCAAGGCACGCCGGTCAAATACGGCTTCACGCACTTCGCAGCGGACCGCGTGCAACTGCTGGTGGAGCACGACCTATGA
- the ltnD gene encoding L-threonate dehydrogenase: protein MSRNVGVIGLGAMGLGVARSLLRAGLRVHACDLRSEVLNAFVAEGGVGCATPAELGAQCEVVVTLVVNAAQTEAVLFGEQGAVAAMKKGGVVIASATVAPDFAIELGKRIEAAGLQMLDAPVSGGAARAASGEMTMMTSGPAAAYAACEDVLAAMAGKVYRLAAEHGAGSKVKIINQLLAGVHIAVAAEAMALGLREGVDPDALYEVITHSAGNSWMFENRVPHILNGDYTPLSAVDIFVKDLGLVLDTARRSKFPLPLSAAAHQMFMMASTAGHGGEDDSAVIKIFPGIDVPAAK, encoded by the coding sequence ATGTCCAGAAATGTCGGTGTCATCGGTCTTGGTGCAATGGGCCTGGGTGTCGCGCGTTCGCTGCTGCGCGCGGGTCTGCGGGTCCATGCGTGCGATCTGCGCAGCGAGGTCCTGAATGCGTTCGTCGCGGAAGGCGGCGTGGGTTGCGCGACGCCCGCCGAACTCGGCGCGCAGTGCGAGGTGGTCGTCACGCTGGTCGTGAATGCCGCGCAAACCGAAGCCGTGCTGTTCGGCGAACAGGGCGCAGTCGCGGCGATGAAAAAGGGCGGCGTGGTGATTGCCAGCGCGACCGTGGCGCCGGACTTCGCGATCGAACTCGGCAAGCGGATTGAGGCGGCCGGCTTGCAGATGCTCGACGCGCCGGTCTCGGGCGGTGCGGCGCGCGCGGCCTCCGGCGAGATGACCATGATGACGTCCGGTCCGGCAGCGGCCTATGCCGCGTGCGAGGACGTGCTGGCCGCGATGGCCGGCAAGGTGTATCGCCTCGCTGCCGAGCACGGCGCCGGGTCGAAGGTGAAGATCATCAATCAGCTGCTGGCGGGCGTGCATATCGCGGTGGCCGCCGAAGCCATGGCGCTCGGCTTGCGCGAAGGCGTCGATCCGGATGCGCTGTATGAAGTCATCACGCACAGCGCGGGCAATTCGTGGATGTTCGAGAATCGCGTGCCGCACATTCTGAACGGCGACTACACGCCGCTTTCGGCCGTCGATATTTTCGTCAAGGATCTCGGGCTCGTGCTCGATACCGCGCGTCGCTCGAAATTCCCGCTGCCGTTGTCGGCGGCGGCGCATCAGATGTTCATGATGGCGTCCACGGCCGGTCACGGCGGTGAAGACGATTCCGCGGTGATCAAGATTTTCCCCGGCATCGACGTGCCGGCGGCGAAGTAA
- the phnN gene encoding phosphonate metabolism protein/1,5-bisphosphokinase (PRPP-forming) PhnN: MTGRLIYVMGPSGAGKDSLLEFARKHLMGEPILFAHRYITRPSGNGEAHVALSVEEFAARSVLGLFALEWSSHSLRYGIGIEIDAWLARGCTVVVNGSRQHLQHVLAHYPHTEVVHVDAAPHILEARLGARARESAEQVAARLARRAPFSLPDGVRCTTIDNSGALDDAGHELIAFLKAEADVQ; the protein is encoded by the coding sequence ATGACAGGTCGTTTGATTTATGTAATGGGACCGTCCGGCGCGGGCAAGGATTCGTTGCTGGAGTTCGCACGCAAGCACTTGATGGGCGAGCCGATTCTGTTCGCGCATCGCTATATCACGCGGCCGAGCGGCAATGGCGAGGCGCATGTGGCGTTGAGCGTCGAAGAGTTCGCGGCGCGTTCCGTGCTCGGCCTGTTCGCGCTCGAGTGGTCGAGCCACTCGCTGCGCTATGGCATCGGTATCGAAATCGATGCGTGGCTCGCGCGCGGTTGCACGGTGGTCGTCAACGGCTCGCGCCAGCATTTGCAACACGTGCTGGCGCATTATCCGCACACGGAAGTGGTGCACGTGGACGCCGCGCCGCATATTCTCGAAGCCCGGCTCGGCGCGCGGGCACGCGAGTCGGCGGAACAGGTGGCGGCGCGGCTCGCGCGCCGCGCGCCGTTCTCGTTGCCGGACGGCGTGCGCTGTACCACGATCGATAATTCCGGCGCGCTCGACGACGCGGGGCATGAGTTGATTGCGTTTTTAAAGGCGGAAGCCGACGTTCAGTAA
- a CDS encoding LysR family transcriptional regulator, which yields MKPQQLQAFVAAAHHRSLRAAARELGVTQPAVTHTIRELESALNAELMVRSVRGIELTACGLALLPRAEQLLGDMRRTVEAVEQVKGELAGRVSVGTMPSIALTALPHAVSKFRRAMPRVNLHLEEVTIPDAVARLRNGALDIAAIHHVQALDSDLVQAPLYSTQFVVAMRAGHPLANVTRLHELLDAEWIVTVGADHFPHSVMMAMFDAHGLPVPKRLLSAPSSFAVTLGLVSQTDVIGCFTRPLAQMVAPLGIRVAQIEEALPNYDLSIISRRGLLPTPAVLQFVSCLQDATRERMAAAG from the coding sequence ATGAAACCGCAGCAGTTGCAAGCGTTCGTCGCCGCCGCCCATCACCGCAGTCTGCGCGCCGCCGCGCGCGAGCTCGGCGTGACGCAACCGGCCGTCACGCATACGATCCGCGAGCTCGAAAGCGCGCTGAATGCCGAGTTGATGGTGCGCAGCGTGCGCGGCATCGAATTGACGGCATGCGGGCTCGCGCTGCTGCCGCGCGCCGAGCAGTTGCTCGGCGACATGCGGCGCACGGTCGAAGCCGTCGAACAGGTGAAGGGAGAACTGGCCGGCAGGGTGAGCGTGGGGACCATGCCGTCGATCGCGCTCACGGCGCTGCCGCATGCGGTCTCGAAGTTCCGCCGCGCGATGCCGCGGGTCAATCTGCATCTGGAAGAAGTGACGATCCCGGACGCGGTCGCGCGTTTGCGCAACGGCGCGCTGGATATCGCGGCGATCCATCACGTGCAGGCGCTCGACAGCGATCTGGTGCAGGCGCCGCTCTACTCGACGCAGTTCGTCGTCGCCATGCGCGCCGGGCATCCGCTTGCCAATGTGACGCGCCTGCATGAGTTGCTCGACGCGGAGTGGATCGTGACCGTGGGCGCCGATCATTTCCCGCACAGCGTGATGATGGCGATGTTCGACGCGCACGGTTTGCCGGTGCCGAAGCGTCTGCTGAGCGCGCCGTCGTCGTTCGCGGTGACGCTCGGGCTGGTGTCGCAAACCGATGTGATCGGCTGCTTCACGCGGCCGCTTGCGCAGATGGTCGCGCCGCTCGGCATCCGCGTCGCGCAGATCGAAGAGGCGCTGCCGAACTACGATCTCAGCATCATTTCACGGCGCGGCCTGCTGCCGACGCCGGCCGTGCTGCAGTTCGTGTCGTGCTTGCAGGATGCGACACGCGAGCGGATGGCGGCGGCCGGATAG
- a CDS encoding FadR/GntR family transcriptional regulator has product MFDKIPARALSDTVAQQLLKQIDKGTFERGGKLPTEAVLAQQFGVSRTVIREAISRLKNEGVVEPRQGSGVFVAAHGTARPLRIDYAEAVEPGSVVQILALRRAIEAEVASEAAMRRSDADMVSIDAALAKIDEAVAEGEDGVAEDVAFHRAIAAATGNPYFLKTLTFLNQYLEAGTVVTRRNEALREDFSRQVREEHAAIAAAIRAGDPMAARNAARTHMYNAARRLAEAGIC; this is encoded by the coding sequence ATGTTCGACAAGATTCCTGCGAGAGCGTTGAGCGACACGGTCGCGCAGCAGCTTCTCAAGCAGATCGACAAAGGCACCTTCGAGCGCGGCGGCAAGCTGCCGACCGAGGCCGTGCTGGCGCAGCAGTTCGGCGTGAGCCGCACGGTGATCCGCGAGGCGATCTCGCGCCTGAAGAACGAAGGCGTGGTCGAGCCGCGCCAGGGCAGCGGCGTGTTCGTCGCCGCGCACGGCACGGCGCGACCGCTGCGGATCGACTACGCGGAAGCCGTCGAGCCCGGCTCGGTGGTGCAGATTCTCGCGTTGCGGCGGGCCATCGAAGCGGAAGTCGCGTCGGAAGCCGCCATGCGCCGCAGCGACGCCGACATGGTGTCGATCGACGCGGCGCTCGCGAAGATCGACGAGGCGGTGGCCGAAGGCGAGGACGGCGTGGCTGAAGACGTCGCGTTCCATCGCGCGATCGCGGCGGCCACCGGCAATCCGTATTTTCTTAAAACGCTCACGTTCCTGAATCAGTACCTGGAGGCCGGCACAGTCGTCACGCGCCGCAACGAAGCGTTGCGCGAGGACTTCTCGCGTCAGGTGCGCGAAGAGCATGCGGCGATCGCCGCCGCGATCCGCGCCGGCGATCCGATGGCGGCGCGCAATGCGGCGCGAACCCATATGTACAACGCGGCACGGCGTCTCGCGGAAGCGGGGATTTGCTGA
- a CDS encoding IclR family transcriptional regulator → MSKALPPSSAVPVSADPAPDKPGDSYVQSFARGLAVIRAFDATRPEQTLTDVAAATGLTRAGARRILLTLQTLGYVEAEGRLFRLTPKILDLGFAYLTSMPFWNLAEPVMEQLSAQVHESVSAAVLDRTEIVYVLRVPTHKIMTINLSIGSRLPAYCTSMGRVLLASLDDETLEATLSSAPLYAHTPRTVTDKEELKKLIAQVRRQGWAIVDQELEGGLISLSAPIRNRQGRVIAAMNISGNAQRNSGKQMVKAFLEPLQHAAQTVSEMVARRG, encoded by the coding sequence ATGAGCAAAGCCCTGCCGCCGTCTTCCGCCGTTCCCGTCAGCGCCGACCCGGCCCCGGACAAACCGGGCGACTCCTATGTGCAGTCGTTCGCGCGCGGCCTCGCGGTGATCCGCGCGTTCGACGCCACGCGCCCGGAACAGACGCTGACCGACGTCGCCGCCGCTACCGGCCTCACGCGCGCCGGCGCACGCCGCATTTTGCTGACCCTGCAGACGCTCGGCTATGTGGAGGCCGAAGGGCGCCTGTTCCGCCTCACGCCGAAGATCCTCGACCTCGGCTTCGCGTATCTGACCTCCATGCCGTTCTGGAACCTCGCCGAGCCGGTGATGGAACAACTCTCCGCGCAGGTTCACGAGAGCGTCTCGGCGGCCGTGCTCGATCGCACCGAGATCGTCTACGTGCTGCGCGTGCCGACCCACAAGATCATGACGATCAACCTGTCGATCGGCAGCCGCTTGCCGGCCTATTGCACGTCGATGGGCCGCGTGCTGCTGGCCTCGCTCGACGACGAAACGCTCGAGGCGACGCTGAGTTCCGCGCCGCTCTACGCGCACACGCCGCGCACGGTCACCGACAAGGAAGAGTTGAAGAAGCTGATCGCGCAGGTGCGCCGCCAGGGCTGGGCAATCGTCGATCAGGAACTGGAAGGCGGTTTGATTTCGCTGTCCGCGCCGATCCGCAATCGCCAGGGACGCGTGATCGCCGCGATGAACATCAGCGGCAATGCGCAGCGCAATTCGGGAAAACAGATGGTGAAGGCGTTTCTGGAGCCGCTGCAGCACGCCGCGCAAACCGTCTCGGAGATGGTGGCACGGCGCGGGTAA
- a CDS encoding DUF1045 domain-containing protein: MSGVEWSPEARFAVYYVPSRESAWWQAGSAWLARDAESGEQCEAPQPSDLTRPLFELTEAPRRYGWHGTLVAPFRLADGVTQAHLLQATREWARTQSAFALPVEAATLGDFVALRPADAQGEANIRGVATSALQTLDALRARQSAADLARRLAASLSERQRALLIEWGYPYVFDEFRFHMTLSSSLADVRERATLVAWWQARTPALGPLLVDQAALFVEPAPGEPFVLWQRVPFRTDEVK; the protein is encoded by the coding sequence ATGAGCGGCGTGGAATGGAGCCCCGAGGCTCGTTTTGCCGTGTATTACGTGCCGTCGCGTGAATCGGCGTGGTGGCAGGCCGGGTCGGCTTGGCTCGCGCGCGATGCGGAAAGCGGCGAGCAGTGCGAAGCGCCGCAACCTTCGGATCTGACACGTCCACTCTTCGAGTTGACCGAAGCGCCGCGCCGCTACGGTTGGCACGGCACACTGGTCGCGCCGTTTCGACTCGCCGACGGCGTGACCCAGGCACACCTATTGCAAGCCACACGTGAATGGGCGCGGACGCAAAGCGCATTCGCGTTGCCAGTGGAAGCCGCGACGCTCGGCGATTTCGTTGCATTGCGGCCGGCCGATGCGCAAGGCGAAGCCAACATCCGCGGCGTGGCCACGAGCGCGTTGCAAACGCTCGATGCCTTGCGCGCGCGCCAGTCCGCCGCTGATCTGGCGCGCCGTTTGGCGGCTTCGTTGAGCGAACGGCAACGCGCGTTGCTGATCGAATGGGGTTATCCCTACGTGTTCGACGAATTCCGTTTTCACATGACGCTCTCCAGTTCGCTCGCCGATGTGCGGGAGCGCGCCACGCTGGTCGCATGGTGGCAAGCTCGAACGCCCGCGCTCGGGCCGCTGCTTGTCGACCAGGCCGCGCTCTTCGTCGAACCGGCGCCGGGCGAGCCGTTCGTGTTGTGGCAACGTGTGCCGTTCCGGACCGACGAGGTGAAATAA
- a CDS encoding M20 aminoacylase family protein yields MSEAARFTEVSDLAPAAESLREIRHHIHHHPELAYEEHQTSALVAEKLEEWGWQVTRGVGQTGVVGTLKVGDGKRSIGIRADMDALPIIEQTGLPYASGTHGKMHACGHDGHTTMLLGAAQRLAATRNFSGTVHLYFQPAEESGVDSGALKMINDGLFERFSCDAVFGVHNHPGAEPGVLLFRKGPFMSAGDKAIITIEGVGGHAARPHLTVDPVVVAASIVMALQTIVARNVDPSQPAVVTVGSMHAGTANNVISSSAKLELSVRSFSPEVRALLKKRITELAESQAASYGGKAVVEYIEGYPVVVNSDAETDFAVEVARELVGDDKVVAQTDILMGSEDFAFMLQKRPGTFLRIGNGAGEDGCMVHNPHYDFNDRNLPVGAAFWTRLVERYLGQ; encoded by the coding sequence ATGAGCGAAGCCGCGCGTTTTACCGAAGTGTCCGACCTGGCGCCTGCCGCCGAGAGCCTGCGCGAGATTCGCCATCACATTCACCACCACCCGGAACTCGCCTACGAGGAACATCAGACGAGCGCGCTGGTTGCCGAGAAGCTCGAAGAATGGGGCTGGCAGGTCACGCGCGGCGTCGGCCAGACGGGCGTGGTAGGCACGCTGAAAGTGGGCGACGGCAAGCGCAGCATCGGCATTCGCGCCGATATGGACGCGCTGCCGATCATCGAGCAAACCGGTCTGCCGTATGCGAGTGGTACGCACGGCAAGATGCATGCATGCGGCCACGACGGCCATACGACGATGCTGCTCGGCGCCGCGCAACGCCTCGCGGCCACCCGCAACTTTTCGGGCACGGTGCATCTGTACTTCCAGCCGGCCGAGGAGAGCGGCGTCGACAGCGGCGCGCTGAAGATGATCAACGACGGCCTGTTCGAGCGCTTTTCCTGCGACGCCGTGTTCGGCGTGCACAACCATCCCGGTGCAGAACCGGGCGTGCTGCTGTTCCGCAAAGGGCCGTTCATGTCGGCGGGCGACAAGGCGATCATCACGATCGAAGGGGTCGGCGGCCACGCGGCGCGTCCGCATCTGACGGTCGATCCGGTCGTGGTGGCGGCGAGCATCGTGATGGCGTTGCAGACGATCGTCGCGCGTAACGTCGATCCGTCGCAACCGGCGGTGGTGACGGTCGGCTCGATGCATGCGGGCACCGCGAACAACGTGATTTCGAGCAGCGCGAAGCTGGAGTTGAGCGTGCGTTCGTTCAGCCCCGAAGTGCGCGCGCTGTTGAAGAAGCGTATTACCGAACTCGCCGAAAGCCAGGCCGCGAGTTATGGCGGCAAGGCGGTGGTGGAGTACATCGAAGGCTATCCGGTGGTGGTCAATTCGGATGCCGAAACGGATTTCGCGGTGGAAGTGGCGCGCGAACTGGTCGGCGACGACAAGGTGGTCGCGCAGACCGACATCCTGATGGGCAGCGAAGACTTCGCCTTCATGCTGCAGAAGCGGCCGGGCACGTTCCTGCGGATCGGCAACGGTGCGGGTGAAGACGGCTGCATGGTGCACAACCCGCACTACGACTTCAACGACCGCAATCTGCCGGTCGGCGCGGCGTTCTGGACGCGGCTGGTGGAGCGCTATCTGGGCCAGTGA